GATCTACAACTCACTACAGGCACGACAGAAAGAGGACGTAAGAAGAAAGTTATCGATCCTTGCCATGGCCGATAGATCGCAGAAGACGCGGCAACGGGCAGGGGAGGCCTTGGAGGAACTCAGAAAGTAAAAGCATTTTCCGTATATCGTATATAGTGGTTCGTATATCGGATAAAACAAATTACAAAGCGCCGATCTCCTCGCACTTTATGTTTTTCCTCTAACGCCTCATGGTTTTCTCTATAAGCTCGATATACGATATACGAACTACTATATACATGTTCTATTTATTTTCCATGACAAAACACCTGTACGATCTGTCATAGGAGCGTTCACCTTCTTTTGAGAAGAAGCAGCCCGGTATCTGTTTCATCTTTCTGTGGTATGCGACACATTCGCAGCACTTGCCTTTTCTGCTGCATCCTTCATAGGTGCACGTGCATGACTCTTTGTTCTTTTCGATAGTACATTCCATCACCGTTCTCCCTTACAAAATCTTGTTGCTATTATATTAAATAACCAATAACCAAACATCAATCACCAATTAATAACCAATGACCGAATACCCAAACGGGAAACAATACCGGAAAGCTCTTGTTTGGTTATTGAATATTGGGTATTGGTGATT
This region of Syntrophorhabdaceae bacterium genomic DNA includes:
- a CDS encoding DUF6485 family protein, coding for MECTIEKNKESCTCTYEGCSRKGKCCECVAYHRKMKQIPGCFFSKEGERSYDRSYRCFVMENK